The sequence CCTATTCTGTTACCCAAGAACCTCTGGGGGATTTTTCTATCGTGTGCTTTGACATGGGACCTGTTGTAGTGTCTGTGTGATCCCTATTTAGTCCCTATTTGAtcccatttgatttttaaaaaaatttaggtgAACCGTGTACTCTTGTAGCCCTTCCCCTTCAGATTATTTATTTGACAAACGTTTCCTGAGCACCCACTGTGTTTCAGGAACTGTGGTCAGTAAACAGTCACTACTGCTACTCCACTGCCACAGCTGCTACCATTATGTGCCCCAAAAGTCCAAGTTCTACAGTTTCATTTTGTTGTAACTTACTTTAGAAGCAAAttaatttgttatatatatatatatatatacacacactgtaattataagaaaatttgttttgaaatatcAGAAAATGAACAATATATGTATTTAGAATCTAATAAATTGTAGATTAGAGTATCTTTCTACTTAATATATCCCATGCTGCATTTTTTCAAATGGTAATTTTTGCCTGGCTCTTCTTAATGACCTCTTAGGCTCCCTTGGACAAGACCATACAGTACTTCGCGGACCACTGTAGACAGTAGTGAGGTGAAGACCTTCCTGGCCCTGGCTCACAGGTGGTGGGATGAGCAAGGAGTTTATGCGCCTCTTCACTCTATGAATGACCTAAGGGTGCCGTTCATTAGGTAACAGTCCAGAAATTCTAGGCCTTTTAAAATATAGCTCTTTTcaataattcattttctttcaagttcatttttctcttggtttATGCCTAGGTTCAAAACACTGCATTTTACGTTTGCTTTGCAAATTAGGATTCTCTTCAGTGTCCATTGTTCAAAgctattagttttttttaataacaccACTTAAATTCTAGACTGCTTTCATAAATTAACTTGAAGTATTTTTGGTTATTATCAAGTTAATTAGAATTAAATCCATATGAAAAGGAATTATGGTCCTATGGCATCAAGGTCATTTTATAACATCCTTGACATATAGGAAGTTTGATAAAAGGAATGCTACTTAGAAAGTTCAATTCAACAAATTTTTTTGAGAACTTAACCTTGTACAGAGCTTGGGGTCTAGACTCTGTAAGAGTATAAGAACTGCTGAGGTATTCATCATTCAAAACATAGTTCATGTATTTCAGGAACTTAGAGTTTGCTATGGCAAGGGTTCATCAGAACCCACCTATCATATCATAAAATTGCTTATTCGTTCTTCTGTCCATGTCTTTAGttattcattaaacatttttcaGCAGCCGATATGGGCAAAGCTCTCTGATAGACCCAGAATATCAGATCAGACTGCCCTTAGGGAGCTTCCTGATTGGTTTTGCTGGTTGATATTAGTGCAGCAAAAGGGAAATTACTGGCGTGTTTTTACTGCCACTGAATTAGTGGGTCACAGAAACACTGAGgcagagaaaagcagaaatgCCATTCTGTTAAGCtcaaccagtggttctcaaggttAGCCCTGGACTAGCAACATCAGTATCACCTGTgattttgttagaaatgcaaaattcTCAGGTCTCATGTTAGACCTACTGCCTTGGGGGTCAGCAGTCTATGTTTTAACCAACTCTCCAGATGATTCTGACGCACACTTAGCTTGAGAACCACTCTATTCCAACCACTGTGACTCTTTTAGTGAAGTCATCACACTAAAAAAGACCATCCAGGGCAGTCCAAATTATGGTTAAAAGTTTAGATTTTATTCTAATCATAATTAAAACCATTGAAAGGGAGCAATATGATTTCAATTATAATGTAAAGGAGTCATTTTGTCCAGTGTGTGAAAAATAGATTGGACTTCATTTGAAATGGGTcctttctgttattattataacTCCATTCCGGAGTTATCTCCTTAATCACTATGTAGGTTTTTCTTAGAAATCAATTAACTTGAATAGCAATAAAAGATATTCTAAGATGTCCTTATTACATAtaagatttattttaatataagtatAATTAGAATTCCAAGTATAATTAGTAGTCCAACTTAAAAGTTTAGCTTATGATATTttggtatctgtgtgtgtgtatgggtgtatatatatgtgtgtgcttatgtTAGTGTATATGGTAAAGTGTTATTATAATTATCTTAGAATTAAGTTTACTTGCTTTGGATGCCTGTTTATGTGATCATAAAAACACCACTAACTTAGAAGATTAAAGGAGACTCAATTTAAAGGTTTTCTTTAGATTATTACTAAAGTAATAATTGAGTCATAATTATTACTAGATTATTTCAAGAGCTTTACTCTAAACCTCCTGCTTTTGATtactaaaaatgttttataaattaagCATAATATCATTTTATGCTGATAATAAGATTTTTTGTCCCCCAAATCGATAGTCTTAGATTAAAAACAGTTTAATATTTCTTTGGAAATTATGTACTTTTAAGACTTTattgataaaattaataatttgtttttatatatttttaatttttttaaagagacaatCTCTTAAAAACAGTTGCTAATCACCAGCCAGGAAAACCTTTGTCTGGGATGAAGATTCTTGATGTTGGTTGTGGTGGTGGATTGTTAACAGAAGTAAGTGATTTATGGCTTTCTTGCCATTtttaactgggaaaaaaaattgagaagtgGGTTTATGcctcttttatcctttttttttcattggagAAGGTTTTCCCCCCActtattttgtgtgtttatttttggctgccctgggccttcattgctgcgtgggcctctctctagttgtggcgagcaggggctgctctccaggtGAGCTGCGCAGGCGTCTCATTGAGGCGGCTTCcctcgttgcagagcacgggctccagggcatcTGGGCGTCAGTGGTTGTGGCACGGGGGCTCCGTGGCTACAGCTgcctggctctagagcacaggctcagtagttgtggccctcaggcttagttgttccggggcatgtgggatcttcccagatcagggattcaacccatgtctcttgcattggcaggcagattctttcccactgagccaccaggaaagcccctctttTATCCTTTTAAGAAATAatactgttcatttttttaaaatggaaaagtataatgtttttaatatttttatgattataaaagtaatacattctttttacttccttaaaaatatacaaatatttcagaaaagtatagttaggaattttttttttacccaaaaATGAGGCactgatgaaaataaataaatgggacctaattaaacctaaaagtttTTTTACAACAAGGGACACTGTCATCAAGGCAAAAAGATAACCTACTCAataggagaaagtatttgcaaatgatatgattgATATGGGTTtagtatccggtcccatcacttcatggcaaatagatggggaaacagtggaaacagtggctgactttattattctgggctccaaaatcactgcggatggtgattacagccatgaaattaaaagatgcttgctccttgaaaggaaagttatgaccaacctagacagcatattaaaaagcagagacattactttgttaacaaaggtctgtctagtcaaggctatggtttttccagtggtcatgtatggatgtgagagttgggctataaagaaagctgagcaccgaagaattgatgcttttgaactgtggtgttggagaagactcttgagagtcccttggactgcaaggagatccaactagtccatcctaaaggagatcagtcctgggcgttcgttggaaggactgatgttgaagctgaaactccaatactttggccacctgatgcaaagagctgacttatttgaaaagaccttgatgctgggaaagattgaaggcaggaggagaaggggacgacagaggatgagatggttggatggcattattgacacaatggacatgggtttgggtggactccgggagctggtgatggacagggaggcctggcatgctgcagttcatggggtcgcaaagagtcggacacgactgagcgactgaactgaactgaaccaaaataCATAAAAGCTCATACACCTCAACATCAACAAATAAACAACTTTACTGAAAAACTAGCAGAAGACCtgatagacattttcccaaagaagacattcagatggccaacagacacatgagaagatgctcaacatccctaatcatcagagaaatgcaaatcaaaaccacaatgacatatcACCTCAAACCAGTCTGAATGGctgtcattaaaaagtctacaaataacaaatgttggtgaggatatggaaaaaaggaaaccctagtacactgctggtgggaatgtaaattgatgcaaccactacaggaaacagtgtggaggttcctcaaaacactaaaaatagaactgctgtATGACTGAGCAGTTCTGCTCCTGGGTatatttctgaagaaaatgaaaaaactaatTAGGAAAGATACAGACAGACCAAtgctcatagcaacattatttacaagagccaagatatggaagcgacctaagtatccatcaacagatgaatggataaagaagatatgatacacaacacacacacacacacacatactgtagtattattcagccataaaaaagaatgaaaattttgccatttacaacaatgtggatggacctagaggataTTAACActtagtaaaataagtcaaagacaaatattatagtcattacttatatgtggagtcttaaaaataaacaaatacatataacaagacagaaacagattcacagatacagagaacagactagtaGTTGCCAGTGAGAAGAAGGAAGGGGGGAAGTGCAAGAAAATTATGTCATCTCTTTTCTCCCAGGATATTAGGCAGTTTCCACTGGTTTCAATGTACTGATAAGCTGTCCTTTTGCACTTGCTTCAATATCAAAATGTAAGAGTCTTGCAGGCTTCGGGGGCTCTCCCCTTTTTAGGTGCTCTAGAGTTCTTGGAAGAATACTCATTCTCCCTGTGAACAATATTTGCTTTAGCTTAGAGTAAATTTTGTAATCTTCTATTAACACAGTAACTTTTTGTTTCAATGCTGCATGGCAAGCAgacttttgaaagatattttaagtAGCAGTGTAGGTAGGAGTCAAATAAATATCAGTGAAGATACAGAGGTGTGTCTTACTGTCAAGGTCATAACAGCCAAGTCGACACTGATGTTAACAGAGACCTTTGATGCATAACTAAGTTTCCATATGCATAGAGCATATGTTCTTCGTATGGCAGTGGGCTGGTTTCTTTTGACATCAATTATAAAATTTCAGGAAatgtaaaatatgtgaaaatacatCCCATAGAATCAAGAATATGAGGTGTATCAAATGGTAAGTGAGTACACTTTTACTGTATGTGTTCTATGGCTTTTTCAGTGTACTATTACAGATCCTATGTCTCCaagttaaaataatttgattttcacttttaatttgttaactaaggagttataaaataaatgctgTGCAGTGTTTTGATCAAAAttaaggcttttttaaaaatcttaggcATGTCATGGGAAGTGATCAAATGTAGAGGTTGAAAGAAGAATTGGATGTGAAGAATCATTTCTAGTCAGTCACAGGAGAAactatggagaaaaaaaatgttccttAGAGATTTTGAATattagaaaatttttctttttacaatgaCATGTTTCATTTATTGCactctgtaaatattttaatattgtacTATATGCCTATAAATGTATCTAGAGAATGTAGATAAAAATTTCCTCACTGTTAGTAGTTCTTAGTaagttttttgttattattgttctcacttttaagctttttattatggaaattatCAAATGTATAAACTAGAGAAAATGGTATATTGAACTTCCATGTACCCATAAACGATCTCCAGTGATTCCCCTCATGCTTGATCTTGTCTCCTTTTTGAGAAGGTTTTTATTGCTAATgtgttctgttttcttcctgaggGTAACAGTTTTCTATGCCATTAGCCTCTAGGGCGGCTTGGGGCCTCAGTCATTGGAATCGATCCTGTGGATGAGAACATTAAAACAGCACAGCACCATAAATCATTCGACCCAGTCCTGGATAAGAGGATAGAGTACAGAACGTGTTCCCTGGAGGAGATTGTGAAAGACACTGTGGAAACGTTTGATGCTGTCATAGCTTCTGAAGTTGTAGAACATGTAGTTGATCTAGAAACCTTTATACAGTGCTGCTTTCAAGTGTTAAAGGTAAGACTTGCAGAGTTTTcttgcttgttttttcttttgagtacatgttatgtatctgtatatatctgtagcaataaatgttttataaacttGAAACCAGGAAGACAGAATCTGGGGATAACATCTCTTAC comes from Dama dama isolate Ldn47 chromosome 28, ASM3311817v1, whole genome shotgun sequence and encodes:
- the COQ3 gene encoding ubiquinone biosynthesis O-methyltransferase, mitochondrial isoform X2 is translated as MWFKSYSMTFACLNWMKNYRLPWTRPYSTSRTTVDSSEVKTFLALAHRWWDEQGVYAPLHSMNDLRVPFIRDNLLKTVANHQPGKPLSGMKILDVGCGGGLLTEPLGRLGASVIGIDPVDENIKTAQHHKSFDPVLDKRIEYRTCSLEEIVKDTVETFDAVIASEVVEHVVDLETFIQCCFQVLKPDGSLFITTINKTQLSYALGIVFSEQIAGIVPKGTHTWEKFVSPEKLESILESNGLSVQTVVGMLYNPFSGYWHWSENTSLNYAAHALKSSLQEHPAPAEFALKGETEALQAEASTNPGVQEELKK